From a single Brassica oleracea var. oleracea cultivar TO1000 chromosome C5, BOL, whole genome shotgun sequence genomic region:
- the LOC106295082 gene encoding ubiquitin-like-specific protease 1C — MKRQKVIELDRVETPTKSFNIDWDNVLVDEDVPDLEIVDKTPPHEPAFSGDDSAVCVKSLKDSELDDHLKRQRSLLASFADKLPDKGARIRSRIGSLEYEKQRRLLRRAKSDTDECQILAQPKSSDVCKQANTATGSKEASRSTFVSHFSVNLKVEARPVKLFSEDLGRESWKGKASGETTTKQSNGWRSLPRLGKSQIGETNFYSGFKDPKGKREHDEASVSRKRKTKESSPYLLVDDDDDEDDVVGYDTPRELSCKASLSQRSSCRKKSDDKVINLDEEEPESPVVVEEALELPEGLPGDICYPSRDDPDLVQVSLDDLKCLSPRECLTSPVINFYIRFLQHQVFAANQTAADCHFFNTFFYKKLIEAVSYKGNDKEASFVRLRRWWKGFDLFRKSYIFIPIHEDLHWSLVIICIPDKEDESGLTIFHLDSLGLHPTRSIFNNVKRFLIEEWSYLNQDASLPDLPISEKIWSDLPDRINEAEVKVPQQKNDFDCGLFVLLFIQRFIEDAPKRLKLQDLGMIHKKWFEPKEASALRIKIWNKLIELFLENNQTV, encoded by the exons ATGAAGAGGCAAAAAGTAATCGAGTTAGATCGTGTGGAGACGCCGACGAAGAGCTTCAACATAGATTGGGACAATGTTTTGGTCGACGAGGATGTCCCCGACTTGGAGATCGTCGACAAAACCCCGCCGCACGAGCCTGCTTTCTCCGGCGACGATTCCGCCGTCTGCGTGAAATCCCTCAAGGACAGCGAGCTCGACGATCATCTGAAGCGTCAGAGGTCGCTTCTCGCTTCTTTCGCCGACAAGTTGCCGGATAAGGGCGCGAGAATCCGCTCGAGAATCGGAAGCCTCGAGTACGAGAAGCAGCGACGGTTGCTCCGCCGCGCCAAATCG GATACAGACGAATGTCAGATCCTCGCGCAGCCAAAAAGCTCAG ATGTGTGTAAGCAAGCGAATACAGCTACAGGATCAAAAGAGGCGTCTCGGTCAACATTCGTTTCTCATTTTAGTGTTAATCTCAAA GTGGAGGCTCGACCAGTGAAACTCTTTAGTGAAGATTTGGGACGCGAAAGCTGGAAAGGAAAGGCTAGTGGAGAGACTACAACAAAGCAAAGCAATGGGTGGCGGTCGTTGCCGAGACTAGGCAAGTCTCAGATCGGTGAAACAAACTTTTATTCTGGATTTAAGGACCCAAAAGGGAAGCGAGAACACGATGAAGCTTCTGTAAGTAGAAAAAGAAAGACAAAGGAATCTTCCCCTTATTTACTCGTTGATGATGATGATGATGAAGACGACGTCGTTGGATATGATACTCCTAG GGAGTTGAGCTGTAAAGCATCTCTATCACAGAGGTCAAGCTGCAGGAAG AAATCAGATGATAAAGTTATTAATTTGGACGAAGAGGAACCTGAGTCTCCAGTGGTAGTAGAGGAAGCTCTTGAACTTCCTGAAGG GTTACCGGGAGATATTTGCTACCCATCAAG GGATGACCCAGACCTTGTTCAAGTGTCTCTTGATGATCTTAAATGCCTTTCACCTAGAGAATGTCTTACATCTCCAGTTATAAATTTCTACATCAG GTTCCTGCAGCACCAGGTGTTTGCAGCGAATCAGACAGCTGCTGATTGCCATTTCTTTAACACATTTTTTTACAAGAAGCTCATAGAAGCTGTTTCATACAAG GGTAACGACAAGGAAGCATCTTTTGTGAGGTTGAGACGGTGGTGGAAAGGTTTTGATCTATTCCGTAAATCATATATATTTATACCAATTCATGAGGA TCTCCACTGGAGCTTGGTGATCATTTGCATCCCAGACAAGGAGGATGAATCAGGTTTGACTATATTTCACTTGGATTCATTGGGACTTCATCCAACAAGATCAATTTTTAATAACGTCAAAAG GTTTCTGATTGAGGAGTGGAGTTACCTGAATCAAGATGCTTCTCTACCGGATTTACCAATCTCAGAAAAGATATGGAGTGACCTTCCAGATAGGATCAACGAAGCTGAAGTGAAG GTTCCGCAGCAAAAGAATGATTTCGACTGTGGTCTGTTTGTGCTCTTGTTTATACAACGGTTCATCGAAGATGCTCCTAAGAGGTTGAAACTGCAGGATCTGGGAATG ATTCACAAGAAGTGGTTTGAACCCAAAGAAGCCTCCGCTTTGAGGATCAAAATCTGGAACAAACTCATTGAGCTATTCCTTGAGAATAATCAAACAGTTTAA
- the LOC106343435 gene encoding protein NLRC3-like, producing MASSSSYSSLYLHSLPKASSGSGQWKNGFLGGSVSSRRLFVSPVVFLQKSPRLSAIRASSEGGSRRRVYKESQAATGFPNAKVQQIASSVLPIGSFVVVTFVLWKVVEKFMSPKSSSPGEGKASTQGVKWSIGAGTNLLQGFAAKVDREAKQRLNEFAKELRAFRSVDMSGCNFGDEGLFFLAESLGYNQTLEEVSFSANGITAAGVKAFDGVLQSNIMLKVLNLSGNPIGDEGVKTLCATLMENSSIEKLQLNSADLGDEGAKEIAELLKRNSTLRVIELNNNMIDYSGFTSLAGALLENNTIRHLHLNGNYGGALGANALAKGLEGNKSLRELHLHGNSIGDEGIRALMAGLSSHKGKLALLDLGNNSITAKGAFYVAEYIKRSKSLVWLNLYMNDIGDEGAEKVADALKQNRSIATIDIGGNNIHATGVNAIAQALKDNAIVTTLEVGYNPIGPDGAKALSEILKFHGNIKTLKLGWCQIAAKGAEYVADMLRYNNTISVLDLRANGLRDEGASCLARSLKVVNEALTSVDLGFNEIRDDGAFAIAQALKANEDVTVTSINLGNNFITKFGQSALTDARDHVLEMTEKEVEIFF from the exons ATGGCGTCATCTTCTTCCTACAGCTCTCTCTATCTCCACTCTCTACCGAAG GCTTCTTCCGGGTCGGGCCAATGGAAGAACGGGTTTCTGGGAGGGTCCGTTTCAAGCCGCCGGTTGTTTGTTTCTCCGGTGGTGTTTCTTCAGAAAAGTCCGAGACTTTCGGCGATCAGAGCTTCATCAGAGGGAGGCTCGAGGCGTAGGGTTTACAAGGAGTCACAGGCAGCTACTGGGTTTCCTAACGCTAAAGTGCAGCAGATTGCTTCCTCCGTCTTGCCCATTGGCTCATTCGTTGTCGTCACTTTCG TTTTGTGGAAAGTTGTTGAGAAGTTCATGTCCCCAAAGTCTTCTTCTCCTGGAGAAGGGAAAGCTTCTACGCAGGGAGTGAAGTGGTCTATCGGTGCTGGTACGAATCTGTTACAAGGGTTTGCTGCAAAGGTTGATAGGGAGGCTAAGCAGAGGCTTAATGAGTTCGCTAAAGAACTCAGAGCCTTCAGAAGTGTTGACATGTCAG GATGCAACTTTGGAGATGAAGGACTATTCTTTCTAGCTGAAAGCCTTGGGTATAATCAG ACTTTAGAGGAAGTGAGTTTTTCTGCAAATGGAATCACAGCTGCAGGAGTTAAAGCCTTTGATGGTGTTCTTCAATCAAATATTATGTTGAAGGTTCTCAACCTCTCTGGAAACCCCATTGGTGATGAAGGAGTTAAG ACTTTATGTGCTACATTGATGGAAAATTCTAGCATCGAGAAACTTCAGCTAAACAGTGCTGATTTAGGAGACGAG GGTGCGAAAGAAATTGCAGAGTTGTTGAAGAGAAACTCTACCTTGAGGGTTATTGAGCTAAACAATAACATGATTGACTATTCT GGATTCACAAGTCTTGCTGGTGCTCTTCTTGAGAATAATACAATACGACATTTACATCTCAA TGGAAACTATGGTGGTGCTTTGGGTGCCAATGCTTTAGCTAAAGGACTTGAGGGTAACAAGTCTTTACGG GAACTTCATTTGCATGGAAACTCCATCGGAGATGAAGGGATTCGTGCTTTGATGGCTGGTCTATCTTCCCACAAAG GGAAACTAGCTCTGCTTGACCTCGGTAACAACTCCATCACCGCAAAGGGTGCCTTCTATGTAGCAGAGTACATCAAGAGAAGCAAGAGCTTGGTTTGGTTGAACCTGTACATGAATGATATAGGCGATGAG GGAGCTGAAAAGGTTGCAGATGCTCTCAAGCAAAACCGTTCAATAGCAACCATTGACATT GGTGGAAATAACATTCACGCAACTGGAGTTAATGCTATAGCTCAAGCTCTGAAAGATAATGCAATTGTTACGACG TTAGAGGTTGGATATAATCCCATAGGACCCGACGGAGCTAAAGCATTATCCGAGATTCTCAAGTTCCATGGAAATATAAAGACGCTCAAGCTTGGTTGGTGCCAG ATAGCCGCTAAGGGTGCTGAATACGTTGCAGACATGCTGAGATATAACAACACGATATCGGTTTTGGACTTGCGGGCAAATGGACTTAGAGATGAG GGCGCTTCCTGCTTAGCTCGGAGCTTAAAAGTAGTTAATGAAGCTCTGACATCCGTTGATCTAGGATTCAATGAAATACGG GATGATGGAGCATTCGCCATTGCTCAAGCTCTGAAAGCCAATGAAGATGTCACGGTTACATCTATAAACTTGGGGAACAACTTCATCACCAAGTTTGGACAG AGTGCTCTCACGGACGCTAGAGACCATGTTCTTGAGATGACTGAAAAGGAAGTAGAGATTTTCTTCTAG
- the LOC106343391 gene encoding U-box domain-containing protein 18 translates to MIHTKTGSNRRILTFPAVQPCKSISVTTLLDSLIQLAGDILTFKQKHFSTNKRSFQKTIRQIQNLAIVLEEIRIRVGSRRRYFPGVSSLSEIHVIFQKLKFLLEDCTRDGGRLCMLMSSDQVSDHLRVLTLSISTSLSAFPVSFVDLPIEVNEVIGLVVQQAREHVVRPDSDDKKVIASVNGVLALFENRVIPDPDEINRILDRVGVRTWGDCLKEINFLGEEIDAERLENKKKNNNSNARVELLSSLMGFICYCRCVILNKRDHHHHHHHDESELRVHEDLIRGIKVEDLLCPISLEIMTDPVVIETGHTYDRSSITKWFGSGNITCPKTGKILTSTELVDNVSVSHVIQKHCRANGVVLEINGRKRKSHGDVAPDSLAAKGAGRLIARFLTSELLTNGDEEMVYRALREIRVLTKTGSFNRSCLVEAGCVSPLLNLLTSEDSRIQENAMAGLLNLSKHVAGKGEIAGEGLGIIVEILNEGAKTETRLYAASALFYLSSVEDYSLLIGEHPDAIPGLMRIVTGDEYGDSAKRNALLAVMGLLMQSENHWRVLAAGAVPALLDLLRDEETGGELTADCLATLAKLAEYPDGTIGVIRRGGLKLAVKILSSSEVSPGVKQHCVGLVLNLCLNAGNDVVGVLVKDSVVMGSLYTVISNGEYGGSKKASALIRMIHEYQERKTGSVEPSFQRGRFIHAW, encoded by the coding sequence ATGATCCACACTAAAACCGGGTCAAATCGCCGGATCCTGACCTTTCCGGCTGTGCAACCATGCAAATCAATCTCCGTAACCACGCTACTCGACTCACTGATTCAACTCGCCGGCGACATCCTCACGTTCAAGCAGAAACACTTCTCCACCAATAAACGAAGCTTCCAAAAAACCATCAGGCAGATCCAAAACCTAGCTATCGTCTTGGAAGAGATCCGGATCCGAGTCGGGTCTCGAAGACGCTACTTTCCCGGCGTCTCGAGCCTCTCGGAAATCCACGTCATCTTCCAGAAGCTCAAGTTCCTTCTTGAAGACTGCACGAGAGACGGAGGTAGACTATGTATGTTGATGAGCTCAGATCAAGTCTCGGATCACCTACGGGTCCTGACTCTATCCATCTCCACTAGCCTCAGCGCGTTTCCTGTCTCGTTCGTTGACTTACCGATCGAAGTCAACGAGGTGATTGGCCTAGTGGTGCAACAAGCCCGTGAACACGTAGTCAGACCCGACTCGGACGATAAAAAGGTCATAGCTTCCGTTAATGGAGTCCTTGCTCTGTTCGAGAACAGAGTCATCCCCGATCCGGATGAGATTAACCGGATCTTGGATCGCGTAGGGGTCCGAACGTGGGGAGATTGCCTTAAAGAGATCAACTTTCTCGGAGAAGAGATAGATGCGGAGCGGTTAGAGAATAAAAAGAAGAATAATAATAGTAACGCACGAGTAGAGCTTCTAAGCAGCTTAATGGGGTTCATATGCTACTGCAGATGCGTGATACTGAACAAGAGAGATCATCATCATCATCATCATCATGATGAAAGCGAGTTGCGTGTTCATGAAGATTTAATTCGAGGAATAAAAGTTGAGGATCTTCTTTGCCCGATTTCTCTAGAGATCATGACGGATCCTGTGGTCATAGAAACAGGGCACACGTACGATCGGAGCTCCATCACAAAATGGTTCGGATCCGGGAACATCACGTGCCCCAAAACCGGAAAGATCCTGACCAGCACCGAGTTGGTTGACAACGTTTCCGTGAGTCACGTGATCCAAAAGCACTGCAGAGCAAACGGCGTCGTTTTGGAAATCAACGGTCGGAAAAGAAAAAGTCACGGTGACGTGGCGCCGGATAGTTTAGCAGCGAAAGGAGCAGGAAGACTTATCGCGAGGTTCCTCACTTCAGAGCTGCTAACAAACGGCGACGAAGAGATGGTTTACAGAGCTCTTAGAGAGATTCGCGTTCTGACCAAGACAGGTAGTTTTAATAGATCTTGTCTGGTCGAAGCCGGCTGCGTGAGTCCGCTTTTAAACCTTCTGACGTCAGAAGACTCGAGGATTCAAGAGAACGCAATGGCTGGACTTCTGAATCTCTCTAAACACGTCGCCGGAAAAGGTGAGATCGCAGGAGAAGGGTTGGGGATCATCGTGGAGATTCTCAACGAAGGAGCTAAAACAGAGACGAGGCTATACGCTGCTTCTGCTCTGTTCTATCTCTCTTCCGTCGAAGACTACAGCTTACTAATCGGTGAGCATCCAGACGCGATTCCTGGACTGATGAGGATCGTTACAGGCGATGAGTACGGCGACTCGGCGAAACGCAACGCGTTGCTTGCGGTTATGGGTTTGCTGATGCAATCCGAAAACCACTGGCGCGTCCTCGCCGCCGGCGCTGTTCCGGCTCTTCTCGATCTGCTGAGAGACGAGGAAACGGGAGGAGAGCTCACGGCGGATTGTTTAGCGACGCTGGCGAAGCTGGCGGAGTATCCCGACGGGACGATTGGTGTGATCCGTCGCGGGGGTTTGAAGCTCGCGGTGAAGATTTTGTCTTCTTCTGAAGTCTCGCCGGGGGTGAAACAGCACTGCGTTGGTTTGGTTTTGAACCTGTGTCTTAACGCTGGGAACGACGTCGTTGGGGTTCTTGTGAAGGACTCGGTGGTGATGGGATCGCTTTACACGGTGATAAGTAACGGCGAGTATGGAGGGAGCAAAAAGGCTAGCGCGCTTATCAGAATGATTCATGAGTACCAGGAGAGGAAAACCGGTTCAGTTGAACCGAGTTTTCAGAGAGGACGGTTCATCCACGCATGGTGA
- the LOC106344102 gene encoding uncharacterized protein LOC106344102 has product MSSSDVALFSSMIQFRSSSSIRNALPTIFNLSSPAASSCAIKSTQILNRRLRAKSTNLSLSSMPRRGFVCRAAEYKFPDPIPEFAEAETKKFRDHMTKKLSKRDLFEDSVDEIVGVCTEIFETFLRSEYGGPGTLLVVPFIDMADTLNERELPGGPQAARAAIKWAQDHVDKDWKEWTGTD; this is encoded by the exons ATGTCTTCTTCAGACGTAGCTCTTTTCTCTTCTATGATTCAATTTCGTTCGTCTTCGTCCATCCGTAATGCTCTTCCAACAATCTTCAATCTCTCTTCACCAGCCGCGAGTTCGTGCGCAATCAAATCGACCCAGATTCTTAACCGGCGTTTGAGAGCCAAATCGACGAACTTATCTCTTTCTTCCATGCCTCGGAGAGGGTTCGTATGCAGAGCTGCGGAGTACAAGTTCCCGGATCCCATACCCGAATTCGCCGAAGCT GAGACTAAGAAATTTAGGGACCATATGACAAAGAAACTATCAAAGAGGGATCTTTTTGAAGACTCTGTTGATGAGATTGTCGGAGTCTGCACTGAG ATCTTCGAGACGTTCTTGCGGAGCGAGTATGGAGGACCTGGAACACTCTTGGTTGTACCCTTCATCGACATGGCTGATACTCTCAATGAAAGGGAACTGCCTGGAGGTCCACAAGCCGCACGTGCAGCTATCAAATGGGCTCAGGATCATGTAGACAAAGATTGGAAGGAATGGACCGGCACCGATTAG